The stretch of DNA GCTTGCCCAGCGCCGTGAACACCGGCTTGCCGACGCGCGCCTCCTGCAGCCACTCACTGGCGAAGCGGCCCGACTGGATCTCGCCCAGGATGCGCTTCATCTCCGCCTTGGTCTCGGCAGTCACGACGCGCGGCCCGCGCGTCAGGTCGCCGAAGCGGGCGGTGTTCGAGACCGAGTATCTCATGTTCGAGATCCCGCCCTCGTAGATCAGGTCGACGATCAGCTTCACCTCGTGGATGCACTCGAAGTACGCCATCTCGGGCGCGTAGCCGGCCTCGACCAGCGTCTCGAAGCCGGCCTGCATGAGCGCGGTCAGCCCGCCGCACAGCACGGCCTGCTCGCCGAACAGGTCGGTCTCGGTCTCCTCGCGGATCGTGGTCTGGATGATGCCGGCGCGCCCGCCGCCGATGCCCTTGGCGTAGGCCAGCCCGACCTCGAGCGTGTTGCCCGCAGGGTCGCGGTCGACCGCCACGAGACACGGCACGCCGCCGCCCTTCACGTAGGCGTCGCGCACCAGGTGACCCGGGCCCTTGGGCGCCACCATGAAGGTGTTCACGCCCTCGGCCGGGTTGATGCAGCCGAAGTGGAAGTTGAAGCCGTGCGCCAGCGCGAGATACGCGCCGGGCTTGAGATTGGGGCGGATCTCGCTCTCGTAGATCTGCGCCATGGTCTCGTCAGGCAAGGTCATCATCACGACCGAGGCGCTCGCCACCGCGTCGGGAATCGACAAGACGCGCAGCTTCTCGGCCTGCGCCTTCTTCACCGTGGGCGAGCCGGGTCGCAGACCGACCACGACGTCGACGCCGCTGTCGCGCAGGTTCAGTGAGTGGGCGTGGCCCTGGCTGCCGTAGCCGAGGATCGCGACGGTCTTGCCCTCCA from Myxococcota bacterium encodes:
- the ilvC gene encoding ketol-acid reductoisomerase, with translation MRVYYDKDADLARLEGKTVAILGYGSQGHAHSLNLRDSGVDVVVGLRPGSPTVKKAQAEKLRVLSIPDAVASASVVMMTLPDETMAQIYESEIRPNLKPGAYLALAHGFNFHFGCINPAEGVNTFMVAPKGPGHLVRDAYVKGGGVPCLVAVDRDPAGNTLEVGLAYAKGIGGGRAGIIQTTIREETETDLFGEQAVLCGGLTALMQAGFETLVEAGYAPEMAYFECIHEVKLIVDLIYEGGISNMRYSVSNTARFGDLTRGPRVVTAETKAEMKRILGEIQSGRFASEWLQEARVGKPVFTALGKLGEEHPVEKIGKELRAMMPWLREHRLVDRSRN